From the Brachyspira intermedia PWS/A genome, the window CCATAATTTGTTTATAGTTAATATACAAAAATATTGATAAATTCCTATTATTTTTTATGATTAAAATATTAAATTGATTTGCAAAAAATTGTAAAAATAATAAAATAAAAATTTATATATAAAAAATTATATTTGGGTTTTGTGTAAATGAAAAATAAAGCTTTTAAAAGATTCATATTATTTATTATTTGTTTTGCTATTATTATTGCTGTAATTGCATCTATGCTTACTGCACAGGATATTTCTCTAAAGAAAAAAATCACTTCAAAGAATAAAATCAATTATGGTACTGCATTAGAATTATATAATAGAGAAAAATATTTAGAAGCATATAATCAATTTACTAATATAATGAATAGAGATGAAGATGCAATTATAAAAGATTATATTATATATTATGGAGCTAAAAGTGCTTTAAGTACTAATATGTATGATGAAGCTATAGATTTATATTCATTATTAATGAAAGAATATACAAACTCTCCATTATATCCTTATGCTGAACAGTATAAAGCATTAGCAGAGTTCTATAAAGATGATTATCCTGTAAGCAACTTTTTTAATAGCAGGAAACAAAAATGGATTAAAGAATTTGTAGGTATAAGAGCTTTAAGAAATACTGATGATACTAATAAAGCTAAGATGATAGCTTATGAACTTATAACTAAATTATCAAATAGTGAAGCTATTATTTATTATAATGATAATTATGAAGATGAAATATCTTTATTTGATAATGAATTAAAATATAAAGCAGCTTCTGTACTTTATGATGCCGGATTTAGGAAATCTGCATTAAAACATTTTGAATATTTATACTCTAATAATTATAATAAGGGAAATTCAACTTATTATATGGCTAGAATAAATGAAGCAGAAGGAAATAGGACAGAAGCAGCTAAATTGTATGATGAATATTTATCTAATGCCAATAATAAAACATATAGAAAAATGGGTCTTTACTATTCTGCAGGTAATTATTCTAAATTGACAAATAATGCTAAATCAATGGAATTATATAATACATTTTTGAGAGAGTACCCAAGAGATGATTATGTTCCTAGAATATATAATAATTTTGTTAATACTAGTTTGAATAAAAATAATTTAGTTCAGGCGAAAGTTTATTTAACTAATGTTATGAATAAATTTCCAAATAGCTGGCAAACTGAATTGGCATTAAAATCATATTTAAGAAAGGCGTTTAAATTAAAAAATAAAACTGAAACTTATTTTGCAACTTCCGCATTAGAGAAAAGATATACTAAATTCAGACATGATTTTCCATTGTCTTGGAGCATGTGGAGTGCAGAAGAATTTGGAGATACTGAAAAAAGAGATGAATATTTAATGAAAACGCTTCTTACAAGTAAAAATCATTATTTTGTAAAAGGTGCTTTGACTTTAGCTAATGATGATATGATTAAAAACGTTGAAATCAGCAATACTTATTATTTTGATGAAGCTAAAAAATATTACACTGATTCAAACTATACTAAATCTATGGAAATGCTTGATAAGATTCAGTTCTTAAATTATATTGCTACCGGAAAAGAAGATGATTTGATGAAATCAGCCAGAGATATGGCTAAAAATATTCTTATGCAAAATGATTTTGTAAAAGAACTATATTCAAATAAAACTGATTATACTTTATTTAATGAATTATCATTACAAACTACTAATGAAGTTGATAGATCAATATTGTTATATTGTTATGGTGATTATGATAATGCATACACAGAATATGATAAAATATTTAAGAAAGCTGAAAAAGTAAATTATCCATTATTTTATTTTGCTGAAAAGATTTTTAAAGATTCAGGAAATACTAAAAGGCTTATGCAGATATCTGTGAATATAGGAAAGTACTTTGATTATCCTTATACTTATAATACAGATTTGCTTCCGGATGAGTTTAGAAAAATGGTTTATCCTAGATATTTTGATGAGTATGTTCTTCCAGAGGCTAAACATTATAAAATAGATCCATTATTTGTATATGCTATAATGCGTGAGGAAAGTACATTTGATCCGAAGGCTAAATCTTGGGTTGGAGCTATGGGACTTATGCAGTTAATGCCTGCAACAGCAGCAGAGCAAAATAGAAATCCTAGATACAGATACGATCCTTTAGATTTAACCGATCCTAAACAAAACATTAATATAGGTATCGGACATTTAAGCTGGTTATTTAAAAATGAAAATGCAAGTAACTATATAATAGTGGCTGCAAGTTATAATGCAGGTTCAGGACGCGGAGCAAGATGGAAAAAAGAGTATGGTACTAATAATATGTATCGTACAGGAAGATTCATAGATATTGAAGAAACTGAATATTATGTAGAGAAAGTTATTAATAGTTATGAACATTACAGTAAATATTATCAAGATTAGTATATACTAAACAATTATATTTTGTAAAATAATTTTTTTTAATTTAAAATATTTTCAGGGCTTTGCCCACCGCTCTGCGTGCTTACGCAGCACCCCAGTTCTTTTTATGGCCAAAAGAACCTATATCCTCGACAGGCTCGGATACGCTTCGCGAAAGACTGCATTTTTACTTTAAATTTAGGTTATATCCTATATTTAATAAGTATTTTTTTATATAAAGTTATATCAATTGCGTTTTGCGAAGCGTGCCTGTGGCAGCAACTTTGGCGAAGCCCGCAGAGCGTGTGCGGCAAAAAAGTTGATAATTATATATAAAGTTAATCGTTTGACAAACTTAAAAATTTTCAGTATATAATCGAAATGTAAAATTTATTTGCAAAAAATCAAAAAAGTAATACAATAATAGTTGCTATATAAAAACTATTTCAGGCTTATATTAAATGAAAAATACTATCTTAAAAATTTTTAATAAAAGAGTTTTACTTTTTACATTTTGTTTTGAAATCATTGTTATTGTAATGACATCTATATTAGGTGCTCAAGATATATCATTACAAAAGAATATTATATCAAAGAATAAAATCAATTATGGTACAGCATTAGAACTTCATAATAGAGAAAAATATTTAGAGGCTTATAATCAATTTACAAATATCATGAATACAAAAGATGATATGATTATAAGAGATTATATTATATATTATGGTGCTAAAAGTGCTTTGCTTACAAATATGTACAATGAGGCAATAGATTTATATGCTTTACTAATGAAAGAATATCCTCGTTCATCATTGTACCCTTATGCAGAGCAGTATAAAGCATTAGCAGAGTTTTACAGAGATGATTATCCTATAAGCAATTTTTTTAATGGAAAGACTCAAAAATGGATCAAAGAGTTCGTAGGAATAAGAGCCTTAAGAAATACTGATGATACTAATAAAGCTAAAATGATAGCTTATGAACTTCTAAATAGATTCGGATTAAGTGAAGCTGCTATATATTATAATAATAATTTTTCTGAAGATATTTCATCTTTTCCAAATAATTTAAAATTTAAAACAGCAGCTATACTTTATGAAGCAGGATATAGAAAGGCATCTTTGAAGCATTTTGAGGATTTATATGATAATAATTCACATAAGGCAAGTTCTACATATTATATGGCTAGAATTAAGCAGAAGTCTGGGGATAGAAAAGATGCTGCAGCTTTATTCGATGAATATTTATCAAATGCCAATAATAAATCACATAGAAGATTAGGGCTTTACTATTCAGCAGATAATTATACTAAATTAAAAAATTATAATAAGGCAGCAGAGCTTTATAATACTTTTTTGAAAGAATATCCTAGAGATGATTATGTTCCTAGAATATATAATAGTTTTGTTACTTTGAGTTTGAATAGAAATAATTTAGTTCAGGCAAAGACTTATCTTACAAATGTAATGAAAAGATTTCCTAAAAGCTGGCAGACAGAACTTGCTTTAAAATCATATTTAAGAAAGGCATTTAAATTAAATAATAAAACAGAAACTTATTTTGCTACTAAGGCTTTAGAGGCAAGATATCCTAGTTTCAGACATGATTTTGCATTATCTTGGAATATGTGGACTGCTGAAGAGTTTGGAGATATTGAAAAAAGAGATGAATATTTAATGAAAACACTTCTTACAAGTAAAAGCCATTATTTTGTAAAAGGTGCTTTGAGTCTTGCCAATAATGAAATGATAGCTAATGTTCAGCTTAGTAATACTTATTATTTGAATGAAGCTAAAAGATATTATGCAGATTCTAATTTTACTAAATCTATGCAAATGCTTAATAAAATACAATTTTTAAATTATATTGCTACAGGAAAAGAAGATAATATCACAAGAGAGGCTAGGGCATTAGCTAAAAATATTCTTATGAGAAATAAATTTGTAAAAGATTCATATGCCAATAGAAGCGAGAATGATTTATTTAATGAATTATCACTTCAGACTAGAAGGGAAGTTAATAAAGCAATAATATTATACTATTACGGCGATTATGATAATGCATATACAGAGTTTGATAAAATATTTAAAAAAACACAGGTAACATATCCTTTATTTTATTTTGCTGAAAAAATATTTAAAGATTCAGGAAATACAAAAAGACTTATACAAGTATCAGCAAATATAGGTAAATATTTCGGATATCCTTATAATGATAATGTTGATTTGCTTCCCGATGAGTTTAGAAAGAGAGTGTATCCTAGATATTTTGATGAGTATGTTGTACCTGAAGCTAAATATTATAAGATAGAACCTGCCTTTGTATATGCTATAATGCGTGAAGAAAGCCTATTTGATCCTAAAGCTCAGTCTTGGGTTGGGGCTATGGGGCTTATGCAGTTAATGCCTACAACAGCAGCAGCTGAAAATAAAAAGGCTAGATATAGATACAATCCTTTAGATTTAACAGATCCCAAGCAGAATATTAATTTAGGAGTTTCTCATTTAGGTTGGTTATTCAGCAGTCAAAAGGCAAGTAATTATATATTAGTAGCGGCAAGTTATAATGCAGGTTCAGGTCGCGGAAGAAGATGGAAAAAAGAGTATGGCACTAATAATATGTATCGTACAGGAAGATTCATTGATATTGAAGAAACCGAATATTATGTAGAGAGAGTTATAAAAAGCTATGAATATTACAGTAAGTATTATAAGGATTGATGATATAATACCTTATAACTTTATAGATATTCATTTTAATTTATTTTGAATTTTGATTGTTAAAAAATTACAGGGCATTAGAAATCTAATACCCTGCATTGTATATGGGATGGAAAGTAAATCAATCGTCAAATTTTTGTCCTATCAGCTGACCGTCAGAAGATATATAAAGCTCCATCATATTATTAAGCTTTATTTCATAAGTACCCCATTTCTTTTCAGCACTTATTATAACGGTTTGCGGATATGTGTTTCTTATAGTGTTTGCAACATTGGCAGGAAAGGCGTTATATGGTATTCCAATATACTCTGCATCTATTTCCTTCCAATCGCCATTTCCTAAGAAGTCTATTTTTATGCCGTTGGAAAGTTCTACCTCATATTTACCATCATCCATTTCAACATACCATATTTGTGCATCAGGAAATATTTGCGCTATAAATTGTTTAGCTCTTTCAGGTAAATTGTCTGGAGAGACTATCCAATCATCGGCGAATAGACTGCTGGAAGAGATTATGATAATTGTTAATATTACTTTAAGTATTTTCATAAATAACCTCCTCCTACTTTTATATTATTAGTATATCATATTTATTATTATGTGTCAATATTTTTTACAAATATTTTACTTCTTGTTTACAAGGTATTTGTTTTTATAATTATTGCTTACATATTATCGTATATGTTTGCTGTAAATTTAAAAAAACAGTTCTAATATGAAAATATTAAGACTGTTTTTACATAAAATATATATTTTTATAAAAATTATTGTTAATTATCTTGTTTTTTGAAATATAAAACTATATTGAGGATAGAAATCACTATAAATATTATCCAGCAAATTATTGTACTGTATAAATATTTCATTGTAGGTGTGAACTCAAATACGATATTGTTATCCCCAGCATCAACATAAACCCCCCTGAATAATAAATTAGCATTTAATAACTCTTTCTTTTCTCCATTTACAGTTACAGACCAATCTGTATTATAACGTTCTTTAGATACAAGAACACCAGCTTCAGGAGTTTTTACATTAATTACTATTTTATTATCGCTTTCTTCAAGTAATTCAGCAGTATATATTGCATTTCCATTATTCAAAGTGATATTATTATTTGAATTATTAAGTAAAACAACCTCATTAGCTAAATTGAAATTAGGCATAGTAATTCTTCCAAGTCCGTCATTGAAATCTACTGCATTATAAGCATTATTAACAAATTCATATTTATTTCTATAGCCTTTAAGTTCATATAATACAGCAGCAGAGAATTGATCCTGATATTCAGTTATCTTTGTCAAATCATTAGAAAGTACTGACTGATCCAAATATGTAGGACTTAAAATATATCTTACTCCAAGCAAATCCATAAGTCTAGGCTGATAACCTACATAATCATTTATTCTGAATGCTGAAAATACATCTGTAATATCTTTTGATAATCGGCTTGCAGCAGGCGGTTCAGTTAAAGGTATTTTGTAATAAGGCATTGTATGAGTAGTGTATCTATATAGATAAGGAATCAATATAGGCATTGTTGTTTCATTTCCTTTTTCATTCAATATATGATCAACTATAGGAGTGGATTTATACATTTGATCATAATTAGATTTTACTACAAACATGTTTCCGCTTTGAGCCAAATCCAAGAATAATACAGCTATAAACATATAAGGCAAATATTTATAGAATAATTTATCTTTATTAGCTATTACAACATATAAAAATACTATTATACTTCCTATTATAAGGAAACCTATATGTCCTAAATCATACACAGAGAATAATATAAATCCTATTAATGGCACTATTACAAGGAATTTATCTTTTATAGTTACTTCTTTTAATGAAATAGCATTATTGATTAAAAGAAGTACAGAAGAAGATATTAAAGTTAATCTTATAAATGACATGAATATATTTTTTGATATTAATGCAGCATTAGCTTCTTTCCAATCATTTACAAAACTATTGTATATCATTCCATTTGTTAATATTGTTATTAATGCAAGTACAGCAGAAACTATTGTTATTGCATACATAATTTTTTGGGCTATATTTATATATTTATAATCATCTTCTAAATATTTTAATAGCTTATCCTCTTTTTTTGCTTCTAATGCTTTAAATATATAGTCGCATGCAAATGATGAAAGAATTGCAAATGGAATAGGTATAATTTCTATAAATTTATTAGGATTTCTTGCATCTTGGAATATAGGTATTTGAAATAAAGCTCCGTATATAACAGGAAAATATCTTCCGAAACTTGCTATCAAGAAAAATAAAGCAGTACCAATCCAGAAATATTTTTCACTGTATTTTTTTCTGCTTATAAATATTGCAAATATTATAAAAATAAAAGTTATATAACCAATATTAGCAGAAGTTAAAGAGAAGTTAGAAGTTTTAGGTTCTCCGGGCATATTAGCTATTCTTCCCCAATAAGGGTGAGTCTGACTTCCTGAATAATATCCAAAGAATCCAGGCATAAAGAATCCCAATACCTCTTCAGGTGGGTATGACCATCTTGTAGCCCATTCCCATAATTGATTCTTATCTGTAACTCCAGCTGCTCCCATATCTTGAGTATTTTTTGTTACCATTATAATTTGTATAGACATTAAAAAAGAAAATACTGCTACTAATGCAAATTTTACACATAAAAGAATTATTTTTTTAATATCTGTTTTTATAAATTCAATTATTTTCTTATCATTTTTTTTATTGTAAAGTAAGTATAAAAAATAACATGATAAAAATAAAGCGAAGTACATTGCAACGTCCAAAGCTCCGCCTAAAAATGCTATTCCCAAAAAAGCACCTGTAAAAAGGAAATGAATCCATTTTTCACTATTCATAGCTTTTGAAAGGAAATATAATACAAATGGAAAATAACAGTAAGTTTCAAATTTACCTAAGTGTCCAGGAAGTATTAATGTTATCATAGCATTTGAAAACATCAAAGCAACTGCACCAAACATAGATGCTTTTATTGATAATTTCTTTTCTCTCAAGAATAAGAATAAACCATATCCCATAATAGTTATATGAAACATTATACTTACTTGAGGGTATATATTATTGGGTAATAATGCTATTAATAATGACTTTGGGTGAATAGGCACTGTTGAAGAAGTGGCTATTGTGAAATAAGCATTATTCCAGAAATATAAATTTCCGCTGAATATTGCATCTTTAATATTTTTAATATCCCATAATATAACATCGCCCATTTGAAGATAGGAAAATGTTAAGTTGCTGTAGAAAAATAGTATAGAAAGAATTGCAAATATAATAGGATATATAATTTCTTTTTTTAATGATTTCATTATTTGTTTTCCTTAAATTAAAGTAAGTTATATGTATGTTTTTATGATAAATAAAAAATTAGATATTAAATAATATATAAAAGATACTGTATTGTCAAGGAGTTTTGTATTAAAATATTTTATGTATTATTTATGATAAATAAAAAAAGTATTAATTTAAAACTGATACATTTAAATATATTTTATTAATGATCGTCATATAATATTTAGTATGAAATATATACAATATTTATATTATTTTTAATTATAAGTTTGTAACTGTTTTTTATTATAAATGTATGACTATTATTAAATATAATTAATATAACTATGAAAAGAATATTTTTTATGATGTATAATATTTTATATATTAGATAAATTATAAAAAATAATCATTTTTATATATAAAATAACTATTTTATATATAAATAATCTAATTTTTATATAAATATTACTAGATACAGTATTGTAAAAAAAATATATGTACTATAATATATGAAATATTTTTTTATTTTATTGATGATTTTTAAGGAGACTTTTATTATGAGAGATAAAACATTTTTGATGATACCAGGTCCCACACCAGTACCTGAATCAGCATTAATAGAAATGGCAAAACACCCTATGGCACATAGAAGCAAAGAATTTTCAAATATATTAAAAGAAGTATATGAAGATTTAAAATATGTGTTCCAAACTAAGAATGATGTATATTTATTCACAGCAAGCGGAACAGGTGCTATGTGTGCTGCTTTAGAAAACCTTATTAATGAGGGTGATAAAGTATTATGCTTATCTATTGGTAATTTTGGGGCAAGATGGGCTAAAATTGCTGCAAGCAGAGGAGCTGTAGTTACAAAAGTAGAAGTTGAAGCTGGAAAA encodes:
- a CDS encoding YfhO family protein, whose product is MKSLKKEIIYPIIFAILSILFFYSNLTFSYLQMGDVILWDIKNIKDAIFSGNLYFWNNAYFTIATSSTVPIHPKSLLIALLPNNIYPQVSIMFHITIMGYGLFLFLREKKLSIKASMFGAVALMFSNAMITLILPGHLGKFETYCYFPFVLYFLSKAMNSEKWIHFLFTGAFLGIAFLGGALDVAMYFALFLSCYFLYLLYNKKNDKKIIEFIKTDIKKIILLCVKFALVAVFSFLMSIQIIMVTKNTQDMGAAGVTDKNQLWEWATRWSYPPEEVLGFFMPGFFGYYSGSQTHPYWGRIANMPGEPKTSNFSLTSANIGYITFIFIIFAIFISRKKYSEKYFWIGTALFFLIASFGRYFPVIYGALFQIPIFQDARNPNKFIEIIPIPFAILSSFACDYIFKALEAKKEDKLLKYLEDDYKYINIAQKIMYAITIVSAVLALITILTNGMIYNSFVNDWKEANAALISKNIFMSFIRLTLISSSVLLLINNAISLKEVTIKDKFLVIVPLIGFILFSVYDLGHIGFLIIGSIIVFLYVVIANKDKLFYKYLPYMFIAVLFLDLAQSGNMFVVKSNYDQMYKSTPIVDHILNEKGNETTMPILIPYLYRYTTHTMPYYKIPLTEPPAASRLSKDITDVFSAFRINDYVGYQPRLMDLLGVRYILSPTYLDQSVLSNDLTKITEYQDQFSAAVLYELKGYRNKYEFVNNAYNAVDFNDGLGRITMPNFNLANEVVLLNNSNNNITLNNGNAIYTAELLEESDNKIVINVKTPEAGVLVSKERYNTDWSVTVNGEKKELLNANLLFRGVYVDAGDNNIVFEFTPTMKYLYSTIICWIIFIVISILNIVLYFKKQDN
- a CDS encoding lytic transglycosylase domain-containing protein; its protein translation is MKNKAFKRFILFIICFAIIIAVIASMLTAQDISLKKKITSKNKINYGTALELYNREKYLEAYNQFTNIMNRDEDAIIKDYIIYYGAKSALSTNMYDEAIDLYSLLMKEYTNSPLYPYAEQYKALAEFYKDDYPVSNFFNSRKQKWIKEFVGIRALRNTDDTNKAKMIAYELITKLSNSEAIIYYNDNYEDEISLFDNELKYKAASVLYDAGFRKSALKHFEYLYSNNYNKGNSTYYMARINEAEGNRTEAAKLYDEYLSNANNKTYRKMGLYYSAGNYSKLTNNAKSMELYNTFLREYPRDDYVPRIYNNFVNTSLNKNNLVQAKVYLTNVMNKFPNSWQTELALKSYLRKAFKLKNKTETYFATSALEKRYTKFRHDFPLSWSMWSAEEFGDTEKRDEYLMKTLLTSKNHYFVKGALTLANDDMIKNVEISNTYYFDEAKKYYTDSNYTKSMEMLDKIQFLNYIATGKEDDLMKSARDMAKNILMQNDFVKELYSNKTDYTLFNELSLQTTNEVDRSILLYCYGDYDNAYTEYDKIFKKAEKVNYPLFYFAEKIFKDSGNTKRLMQISVNIGKYFDYPYTYNTDLLPDEFRKMVYPRYFDEYVLPEAKHYKIDPLFVYAIMREESTFDPKAKSWVGAMGLMQLMPATAAEQNRNPRYRYDPLDLTDPKQNINIGIGHLSWLFKNENASNYIIVAASYNAGSGRGARWKKEYGTNNMYRTGRFIDIEETEYYVEKVINSYEHYSKYYQD
- a CDS encoding lytic transglycosylase domain-containing protein; amino-acid sequence: MKNTILKIFNKRVLLFTFCFEIIVIVMTSILGAQDISLQKNIISKNKINYGTALELHNREKYLEAYNQFTNIMNTKDDMIIRDYIIYYGAKSALLTNMYNEAIDLYALLMKEYPRSSLYPYAEQYKALAEFYRDDYPISNFFNGKTQKWIKEFVGIRALRNTDDTNKAKMIAYELLNRFGLSEAAIYYNNNFSEDISSFPNNLKFKTAAILYEAGYRKASLKHFEDLYDNNSHKASSTYYMARIKQKSGDRKDAAALFDEYLSNANNKSHRRLGLYYSADNYTKLKNYNKAAELYNTFLKEYPRDDYVPRIYNSFVTLSLNRNNLVQAKTYLTNVMKRFPKSWQTELALKSYLRKAFKLNNKTETYFATKALEARYPSFRHDFALSWNMWTAEEFGDIEKRDEYLMKTLLTSKSHYFVKGALSLANNEMIANVQLSNTYYLNEAKRYYADSNFTKSMQMLNKIQFLNYIATGKEDNITREARALAKNILMRNKFVKDSYANRSENDLFNELSLQTRREVNKAIILYYYGDYDNAYTEFDKIFKKTQVTYPLFYFAEKIFKDSGNTKRLIQVSANIGKYFGYPYNDNVDLLPDEFRKRVYPRYFDEYVVPEAKYYKIEPAFVYAIMREESLFDPKAQSWVGAMGLMQLMPTTAAAENKKARYRYNPLDLTDPKQNINLGVSHLGWLFSSQKASNYILVAASYNAGSGRGRRWKKEYGTNNMYRTGRFIDIEETEYYVERVIKSYEYYSKYYKD
- a CDS encoding PepSY-like domain-containing protein is translated as MKILKVILTIIIISSSSLFADDWIVSPDNLPERAKQFIAQIFPDAQIWYVEMDDGKYEVELSNGIKIDFLGNGDWKEIDAEYIGIPYNAFPANVANTIRNTYPQTVIISAEKKWGTYEIKLNNMMELYISSDGQLIGQKFDD